The Ascidiaceihabitans donghaensis genome includes the window TTTCATTTGGTCTGTGCCTCGCAGGGCATTCGGCGCCGCGCAGTGCGTCAGGTGCGCGCATGGCTTCTGTCTCAAACCTTGCAATTCCGCGATACCGGAGAAGATCAACCAAACGGTTGAATAACCAGAAACAGGATTTTTGGCCAAAACCAGAGCTGCGGCAGAATAACGCCCTGTTGCGACGTGTCAAAAATATAACTGTAATTCAAAGACTTGGTTAGTTTTTGCATCGCGTTTTGGTGCGGTTGACTCGCATCTGTGCCCGACGTACCTATGCGCCGAGATTTCCAACTGGGGAAAACCGCGTGCCTGACACTGACCGACAGCAGCGACTTGAGCAGCTAGAGGAAAAACTGGCAGCCGCGCAGCAGGCTCAAGAACCTGCGCCTCGAAAGGAAGAACACTATTCCCAAGCGCAGCACGCGTGGCGGATGGTGGTGGAATTGGTGGCCGGTCTCGGGATCGGTTTCGGCATGGGGTACGGGCTGGACTGGCTCTTTGGGACGCTTCCCATCTTCATGCTGATCTTCACCTGCTTGGGGCTTGTGGCCGGGGTCAAAACGATGATCCGCAGCGCGCAGGAGCTTCAGGACCGACAAATGGCCTATGAGGCCGAACAAGATACGGCGGACGATGTTCGCACGGTTAAAGACACTGCGGGCGATCCCCGCAAGGATGAGGGAGCCTGAGAATGGCAAGCGAAGCGACAGCAGGCGGCGGGTTGGAATTCCACCCAATGGACCAGTTCAACATCGAGGCGCTGTTTGGCGGCCCGATCACTTGGTACACACCTACAAACGC containing:
- a CDS encoding AtpZ/AtpI family protein, producing MPDTDRQQRLEQLEEKLAAAQQAQEPAPRKEEHYSQAQHAWRMVVELVAGLGIGFGMGYGLDWLFGTLPIFMLIFTCLGLVAGVKTMIRSAQELQDRQMAYEAEQDTADDVRTVKDTAGDPRKDEGA